A single genomic interval of Juglans regia cultivar Chandler chromosome 1, Walnut 2.0, whole genome shotgun sequence harbors:
- the LOC108987969 gene encoding nuclear transport factor 2-like, with protein MALQTENPGTSPSAQVVGNAFVEQYYHILHHSPESVYRFYQDSSVLSRPDSNGVMTSVTTMQGINEKIVSLDYKDYKAEIKTADAQKSYNDGVTVLVTGCLTGKDNLRRKFAQSFFLAPQDNGYFVLNDVFRYMEDDESLYNHAANGVGVKTVPLTPDQEPIHSSDPPATVQETSTLEVDQNVDEKSYDSSEQEIQLAFEKEDIMLSQSHSNGHDVSAAVESSSSSGQDDAPKKSYASIVKVAKGSSGPTQVYVPTNTIKVAPKKTENQSPGSVAPNSVPEASAPSSVGTPESSNTQDEVEGHSIYIRNLPFGARVEQLDSEFKKFGPIKQGGIQVRNNKQQGYCFGFVEFQSLSSMNSAIQASPIIIGGRKVVVEIKRTTARVGSSGRGRFSSGRGGYRSDSFKSRGSYGGGRAYGRNEYRIQGDFPGRGRGHAGRGEGYQQGRGGRPSGPKQNASS; from the exons ATGGCCTTACAAACAGAAAACCCTGGTACTTCCCCCAGTGCCCAAGTGGTTGGAAATGCTTTTGTTGAGCAGTACTATCATATTCTTCACCACTCGCCAGAATCGGTCTATAGATTCTATCAAGATTCAAGTGTGCTAAGCCGACCTGATTCTAATGGTGTGATGACCTCAGTGACAACCATGCAA GGTATCAATGAGAAGATTGTTTCCTTGGATTACAAGGACTACAAGGCAGAGATAAAGACTGCAGATGCTCAGAAATCTTACAATGATGGAGTAACTGTGCTAGTAACTGGATGTTTAACGGGCAAGGATAACCTGAGAAGGAAATTTGCGCAATCCTTCTTCCTTGCTCCACAAGACAATGGATACTTTGTCCTTAATGATGTTTTTAGGTATATGGAAGATGATGAATCATTGTACAACCATGCAGCTAACGGAGTTGGTGTAAAAACTGTCCCCTTGACCCCTGACCAAG AGCCAATTCATAGTTCTGATCCTCCTGCCACAGTTCAGGAAACTTCTACTTTGGAAGTGGATCAAAATGTTGACGAGAAATCTTATGACTCGTCCGAGCAAGAAATACAGTTGGCTTTTGAAAAAGAGGATATCATGCTGTCTCAATCTCATTCAAATGGTCATGATGTTTCTGCAGCTGTCgaatcatcttcttcttcaggcCAAGATGATGCTCCAAAGAAGTCCTATGCATCAATT GTTAAAGTTGCAAAAGGGAGTTCAGGCCCAACTCAAGTTTATGTACCAACTAATACAATAAAGGTGGCTCCTAAGAAAACTGAGAACCAGTCACCTGGGTCGGTGGCACCTAATTCAGTTCCTGAGGCATCAGCCCCAAGTAGTGTTGGCACCCCTGAAAGTAGTAATACTCAAGATGAAG TTGAGGGCCACTCCATCTACATCCGTAATTTGCCCTTCGGTGCGAGAGTTGAGCAGCTTGATTCAGAATTCAAGAAATTTGGGCCAATCAAGCAAGGAGGCATCCAAGTCAGAAATAATAAG CAGCAGGGATACTGTTTTGGCTTTGTTGAATTTCAGTCTTTAAGCTCCATGAATAGTGCAATTCAG GCTTCACCTATCATAATTGGGGGGCGTAAGGTTGTTGTTGAAATAAAGAGAACTACAGCTCGAG TTGGTAGTAGTGGAAGAGGTAGGTTCTCTTCTGGAAGGGGAGGTTATCGTAGTGACAGCTTCAAAAGCCGTGGGAGTTACGGTGGTGGCCGGGCATATGGTAGAAATGAGTACCGAATCCAGGGTGATTTTCCTGGTCGTGGGAGGGGCCATGCAGGGCGCGGTGAGGGTTATCAGCAAGGGAGAGGAGGACGTCCCAGTGGACCAAAGCAAAATGCTTCCTCATGA